The following proteins come from a genomic window of Pseudomonas sp. J452:
- a CDS encoding HAD-IA family hydrolase, which produces MKCGCVPWSDSVRDYRLLIFDWDGTLVDSIGRIVAAMRLAAEQCGLPQLDDAAIKGIIGLGLPEAIRSLYPQIEDYALVERFRAAYSDQYLLLEGEPSALFPGVADSLEVFRAQGYRLAVATGKSRHGLQRVLRGRGWLDYFDVTRCADETASKPHPLMLHEILTHCRMAPEQALMVGDSVFDLQMASNAGIDSVAVGFGAQPLDSLRAHGPRLAINEFSELRTWLGARTHEKTLGVGEYVG; this is translated from the coding sequence ATGAAATGTGGGTGCGTACCCTGGAGCGACTCGGTGCGTGACTATCGGCTGTTGATCTTCGATTGGGATGGCACGCTGGTGGATTCCATTGGTCGTATCGTTGCGGCCATGCGTCTGGCGGCCGAGCAGTGCGGCTTGCCGCAGCTTGATGATGCGGCGATCAAGGGCATTATCGGCTTGGGTTTGCCCGAGGCCATTCGCAGTCTGTATCCGCAGATTGAGGACTACGCGTTGGTCGAGCGCTTTCGCGCTGCTTACAGTGATCAGTATCTGCTGCTGGAAGGTGAGCCTTCGGCTTTGTTTCCTGGCGTAGCCGATTCGCTTGAGGTATTTCGTGCGCAGGGCTATCGCCTGGCGGTGGCGACCGGCAAGAGTCGCCATGGCCTGCAGCGGGTGCTGCGGGGGCGTGGCTGGCTGGATTATTTCGATGTCACGCGCTGCGCCGACGAGACGGCCAGCAAGCCGCATCCGCTGATGCTGCACGAAATCCTCACCCATTGCCGCATGGCGCCCGAGCAGGCGCTGATGGTGGGGGATTCGGTGTTCGATCTGCAGATGGCCAGCAATGCCGGTATCGATTCGGTGGCGGTGGGTTTCGGCGCGCAGCCACTGGACAGTTTACGGGCTCACGGGCCGCGCCTGGCCATCAATGAGTTTTCCGAGTTGCGCACCTGGTTGGGTGCGCGCACACATGAAAAGACGCTTGGGGTGGGTGAATATGTCGGATGA
- the sppA gene encoding signal peptide peptidase SppA, whose amino-acid sequence MSDEWKASAAGGDDKSWKLLEKTLLAGVQEQRRARRWGIFFKALTFIYLFGALALFIPKLDLQQSAGVGKEHTALIEVRGVIMADEEASADNVVSSLRAAFEDPKTKGIVLRINSPGGSPVQSGYIYDEIKRLRGEHPDTKVYAVISDLGASGAYYIASAADQIYADKASLVGSIGVTAATFGFVGVMEKVGVDRRVYTSGEHKAFLDPFQPQKAEETQFWQGVLETTHKQFIDSVKKGRGERLKTAEHPELFSGLIWSGEQALELGLIDALGSSSFVAREVIKAKDIVDYTHEDTPFDRFAKKLGASVAERLAIVMGFQGPSLR is encoded by the coding sequence ATGTCGGATGAATGGAAAGCATCGGCCGCTGGTGGCGACGATAAGAGCTGGAAGTTGCTGGAAAAAACCCTGCTGGCCGGTGTGCAGGAGCAGCGTCGTGCGCGGCGCTGGGGGATTTTCTTCAAGGCGCTGACCTTTATCTACCTGTTTGGTGCGCTGGCGCTGTTCATTCCCAAGCTGGATCTGCAGCAGAGTGCCGGGGTCGGCAAGGAGCACACCGCGCTGATCGAGGTGCGCGGGGTGATCATGGCGGATGAAGAGGCCAGTGCTGACAATGTGGTCAGCAGTCTGCGTGCCGCCTTCGAGGACCCGAAGACCAAGGGCATCGTGCTGCGCATCAACAGCCCGGGCGGCAGTCCGGTGCAGTCCGGCTACATCTACGACGAGATCAAGCGCCTGCGCGGCGAGCACCCGGACACTAAGGTGTATGCGGTGATCAGCGATCTGGGGGCTTCCGGCGCCTATTACATTGCCAGCGCTGCCGATCAGATCTATGCCGACAAGGCCAGCCTGGTGGGGTCCATCGGCGTTACGGCGGCCACTTTCGGTTTTGTCGGGGTGATGGAAAAGGTCGGCGTGGATCGTCGCGTCTACACCTCGGGTGAGCACAAGGCATTCCTCGATCCGTTCCAGCCGCAGAAGGCCGAGGAAACCCAATTCTGGCAAGGCGTGCTGGAAACCACCCACAAGCAGTTTATCGATAGCGTGAAGAAGGGCCGTGGCGAGCGCCTGAAAACTGCAGAGCATCCGGAGTTGTTCTCCGGGTTGATCTGGTCGGGTGAGCAGGCCCTTGAGCTGGGGCTGATCGACGCGCTGGGTAGCAGTAGTTTCGTCGCGCGCGAAGTGATCAAGGCGAAAGACATCGTCGATTACACGCACGAAGATACCCCGTTCGATCGCTTTGCCAAGAAACTGGGCGCCAGTGTGGCGGAGCGTCTGGCCATCGTGATGGGCTTCCAGGGGCCGTCGCTGCGCTGA
- a CDS encoding Maf family protein, whose amino-acid sequence MLPLVLASSSAYRRELLARLRHPFIWSSPDIDETPVAGESAVALVRRLAEAKARALSEQYPHHLIIGSDQVAVLGEQIIGKPHDFARAKHQLLAASGNSVTFLTSLALLNSSTGQCQVDVAPFTVHFRSLNEAQITRYLQAEQPYDCAGSFKAEGLGVSLFRATEGTDATSLIGLPLIRLVSMLHNEGLSIP is encoded by the coding sequence ATGCTACCTCTGGTACTTGCCTCAAGCTCGGCGTACCGCCGCGAACTATTGGCCCGCCTGCGCCATCCTTTTATATGGAGCAGCCCGGATATCGACGAAACACCGGTAGCGGGCGAAAGCGCCGTAGCGCTGGTACGCCGCCTCGCCGAAGCCAAGGCGCGCGCCCTGAGCGAACAATATCCACACCACCTGATCATCGGCTCGGACCAGGTCGCCGTGCTGGGCGAGCAGATCATCGGCAAGCCCCATGACTTTGCCCGCGCCAAACATCAGCTACTGGCAGCCAGCGGCAACAGCGTTACTTTCCTCACCAGCCTGGCCCTGCTCAACAGCAGCACGGGGCAGTGCCAGGTCGACGTCGCGCCTTTCACCGTACATTTTCGCTCACTCAACGAAGCGCAGATCACCCGCTATCTGCAGGCCGAGCAACCCTACGACTGCGCCGGCAGTTTCAAGGCCGAAGGACTCGGCGTCAGCCTGTTCCGCGCCACCGAAGGCACGGACGCCACCAGCCTGATCGGCCTACCACTGATCCGCCTGGTCAGCATGCTGCACAACGAAGGCCTGAGCATTCCCTGA
- a CDS encoding YceD family protein, producing the protein MLNGPIPPHVDPRKLADRGVTLEGSMPLASFERLCDPLVDNAGMVHAKLAFVRGERRAVSIHSELKVEVKMICQRCLELVVLPIQSECDYAVVKEGADTQSLPQGYDVLEVGEDPLDLLALVEDELLLALPIIPAHAHEDCQQPAGLEEPESSEDEVPRSNPFSVLAQLKRDPNV; encoded by the coding sequence ATGTTGAATGGACCGATTCCACCCCACGTTGATCCGCGCAAACTCGCTGATCGCGGCGTTACCCTCGAAGGGTCGATGCCGCTGGCAAGTTTCGAGCGTCTCTGCGACCCGCTGGTCGATAACGCCGGCATGGTGCACGCGAAGCTAGCCTTCGTGCGTGGTGAGCGACGTGCTGTGAGTATTCACAGTGAGCTCAAGGTTGAGGTCAAGATGATTTGCCAGCGTTGTCTGGAACTGGTCGTCCTGCCGATCCAAAGCGAGTGTGATTACGCGGTGGTGAAGGAAGGTGCGGATACCCAGTCGCTGCCCCAGGGCTATGACGTGCTGGAAGTGGGTGAGGATCCTCTGGATCTGCTGGCGTTGGTCGAAGATGAGCTGTTGCTCGCTCTGCCCATCATTCCGGCCCACGCCCATGAAGATTGCCAGCAGCCGGCCGGTCTCGAAGAGCCCGAGTCGAGCGAGGACGAGGTACCGCGGTCCAACCCGTTCAGTGTTTTGGCGCAGTTAAAGCGTGACCCAAACGTTTAG
- the rpmF gene encoding 50S ribosomal protein L32: MAVQQNKKSRSARDMRRSHDALEASTLSVEKSTGEVHLRHHVSPEGVYRGRKVIDKGADE; encoded by the coding sequence ATGGCTGTTCAGCAGAACAAAAAATCCCGCTCTGCCCGCGACATGCGTCGTTCCCACGATGCGCTCGAGGCCAGCACTCTGTCCGTCGAGAAGAGCACCGGTGAAGTTCACCTGCGCCACCACGTATCTCCGGAAGGCGTATACCGTGGTCGCAAAGTGATCGACAAGGGCGCTGACGAGTAA
- the plsX gene encoding phosphate acyltransferase PlsX, with translation MSAPLIAIDAMGGDFGPHCIVPASIACLVEFPSLHLVLVGQAPILEELIARHPAVDRARLHVEHASEVIGMDERPSQALRGKPDASMRVALELVRSGRAQACVSAGNTGALMALSRYVLKTLPGIDRPAMVSPVPTATGSCQLLDLGANVDCSAEHLYQFAVMGSVAAEALGVANPRVALLNVGTEEVKGNQQVKLAASLLQQAQGLNYTGFIEGDGLYRGEADVVVCDGFVGNILLKSSEGLAAMISARIENLFTANIAARLVGSMALPLLRRLQGDLTPARHNGASFLGLQGIVVKSHGAAGVEGFQSAIRRALIEVRENLPQRLHGRLEDLLL, from the coding sequence TTGTCCGCTCCGTTGATCGCGATTGATGCAATGGGTGGGGACTTCGGTCCCCACTGCATTGTTCCAGCCAGCATCGCCTGTCTGGTTGAGTTCCCCTCGTTACATCTGGTCCTCGTCGGCCAAGCCCCCATTCTTGAAGAATTGATCGCCCGGCATCCTGCTGTGGATCGCGCACGCCTGCACGTTGAGCATGCCAGCGAAGTGATCGGCATGGACGAGCGTCCCTCCCAGGCGCTGCGTGGCAAGCCGGATGCCTCCATGCGTGTGGCGCTGGAGCTGGTGCGCAGTGGTCGCGCGCAGGCCTGCGTCAGTGCCGGCAATACCGGGGCCTTGATGGCTCTGTCGCGCTATGTGCTGAAAACCCTGCCGGGCATCGATCGCCCGGCGATGGTCAGTCCAGTGCCGACCGCTACCGGCAGTTGCCAGCTGCTCGATCTGGGGGCGAACGTCGATTGCAGTGCCGAGCACCTCTACCAGTTTGCCGTAATGGGCTCGGTGGCCGCCGAAGCGCTGGGTGTCGCCAATCCGCGAGTGGCGCTGCTGAATGTCGGCACCGAAGAAGTAAAGGGCAATCAGCAGGTCAAGCTGGCGGCGAGCCTGTTGCAGCAGGCCCAGGGCTTGAATTACACCGGGTTCATCGAGGGTGACGGCCTCTATCGTGGCGAGGCGGATGTGGTGGTGTGCGACGGTTTCGTCGGCAATATCCTGCTCAAGTCCAGTGAAGGTTTGGCTGCGATGATCTCGGCACGGATCGAAAACCTGTTTACCGCCAATATCGCTGCGCGACTGGTAGGCAGCATGGCCTTGCCACTGCTGCGTCGTTTGCAGGGCGATCTGACGCCGGCGCGGCACAACGGTGCAAGCTTTCTCGGCCTGCAGGGCATTGTGGTGAAAAGCCACGGTGCCGCGGGTGTCGAGGGTTTCCAGAGTGCCATTCGTCGCGCCCTGATCGAAGTACGCGAAAACCTGCCGCAGCGCCTGCATGGGCGCCTCGAAGATCTGTTGCTCTAG
- the fabD gene encoding ACP S-malonyltransferase, whose amino-acid sequence MSTSLAFVFPGQGSQSLGMLAEIGAQQPLIRDTFSEATDALGYDLWALTQQGPEEQLNQTDKTQPAILAASIALWRLWQAEGGAQPSFVAGHSLGEYSALVAAGSIGFAEAIKLVELRGQLMQQAVPAGQGGMAAILGLDDADVLAACAEAANGEVVSAVNFNAPGQVVIAGGAAAVERAIEACKARGAKRAMPLPVSVPSHCALMRPAAEKFAEAVAALNWQAPQIALVQNVTAAVPADLDSLKRDLLAQLYSPVRWVETIVLLAEQGVTDLVECGPGKVLAGLNKRCVKGINTHNLETPDAFAAVRAALV is encoded by the coding sequence ATGTCTACCTCCCTCGCATTTGTCTTTCCTGGCCAAGGTTCGCAATCGCTCGGCATGCTGGCCGAGATCGGCGCACAGCAGCCGCTGATCCGCGATACGTTCAGCGAAGCAACCGATGCCCTCGGCTATGACCTGTGGGCACTGACCCAGCAAGGGCCGGAAGAGCAGCTCAACCAGACTGACAAGACCCAGCCGGCCATCCTGGCGGCTTCCATTGCTCTGTGGCGTCTGTGGCAGGCTGAAGGTGGTGCGCAGCCATCTTTCGTCGCCGGGCATAGCCTGGGCGAGTACTCGGCGCTGGTGGCGGCTGGCAGCATCGGCTTTGCCGAGGCGATCAAACTGGTCGAGCTGCGTGGCCAGTTGATGCAGCAGGCCGTGCCGGCCGGGCAGGGCGGCATGGCGGCGATTCTCGGCCTGGACGATGCCGATGTACTGGCAGCCTGCGCCGAAGCAGCCAATGGCGAAGTGGTCAGTGCGGTGAATTTCAACGCCCCGGGCCAAGTGGTAATTGCCGGTGGTGCGGCCGCCGTCGAGCGCGCCATCGAGGCGTGCAAGGCGCGTGGCGCCAAGCGTGCCATGCCGCTGCCGGTCAGCGTGCCGTCGCACTGTGCGCTGATGCGCCCGGCGGCAGAGAAATTCGCCGAGGCGGTCGCCGCCCTGAACTGGCAGGCGCCGCAGATTGCCCTGGTGCAGAACGTCACGGCGGCGGTGCCGGCTGACCTCGATAGCCTCAAGCGTGATCTGCTGGCACAGCTCTACAGCCCGGTGCGCTGGGTGGAAACCATCGTGCTGCTGGCTGAGCAAGGCGTCACCGACCTGGTCGAGTGCGGCCCCGGCAAGGTCCTTGCAGGCTTGAACAAGCGCTGCGTCAAAGGCATCAATACCCACAACCTGGAAACCCCGGACGCTTTCGCAGCGGTTCGCGCGGCGCTGGTTTGA
- the fabG gene encoding 3-oxoacyl-ACP reductase FabG — MSLQGKVALVTGASRGIGQAIAFELGRQGAVVIGTATSAAGAERIGEALKAEGIQGAGLVLDVGSDESVAAVLEQIQKDFGAVAILVNNAGITRDNLMLRMKDDEWFDVINTNLNSLFRLSKAVLRGMTKARWGRIISIGSVVGAMGNAGQVNYAAAKAGLEGFGRALAREVGSRAITVNSVAPGFIDTDMTRELPEAQREALLTQIPLGRLGQAEEIAKVVGFLASDGAAYVTGATVPVNGGMYMS, encoded by the coding sequence ATGAGTCTGCAAGGCAAGGTTGCATTGGTAACGGGCGCCAGCCGTGGCATCGGTCAGGCTATCGCTTTCGAACTGGGTCGCCAGGGCGCCGTGGTCATCGGTACCGCCACCTCCGCAGCGGGTGCTGAGCGTATTGGTGAAGCGCTCAAGGCCGAGGGTATTCAGGGCGCTGGCCTGGTTCTGGATGTCGGCAGCGATGAGTCGGTAGCTGCCGTTCTCGAGCAGATCCAGAAGGATTTCGGTGCCGTGGCCATTCTGGTCAACAATGCCGGCATCACCCGCGACAACCTGATGCTGCGGATGAAGGATGACGAGTGGTTCGATGTCATCAACACCAACCTCAACAGCCTGTTCCGCCTGTCCAAGGCCGTGCTGCGCGGCATGACCAAGGCCCGTTGGGGTCGCATCATCAGCATCGGCTCGGTGGTCGGCGCCATGGGCAACGCCGGGCAGGTCAACTACGCTGCCGCCAAGGCCGGTCTGGAAGGCTTTGGTCGCGCCCTGGCGCGTGAGGTAGGTTCGCGTGCCATCACCGTTAACTCGGTGGCGCCGGGCTTTATCGATACCGATATGACCCGCGAGCTGCCGGAAGCCCAGCGCGAAGCGCTGTTGACCCAGATTCCACTGGGCCGTCTGGGCCAGGCCGAGGAAATCGCCAAGGTGGTCGGCTTCCTCGCCTCGGACGGCGCAGCCTATGTCACTGGCGCGACTGTGCCGGTGAATGGCGGCATGTACATGAGCTGA
- the acpP gene encoding acyl carrier protein — MSTIEERVKKIVAEQLGVKEDEVTNSASFVEDLGADSLDTVELVMALEEEFETEIPDEQAEKITTVQEAIDYINAHG, encoded by the coding sequence ATGAGCACCATCGAAGAACGCGTCAAGAAAATCGTCGCCGAGCAACTGGGCGTTAAAGAAGACGAAGTCACCAACAGTGCTTCCTTCGTCGAAGACCTGGGTGCCGACTCCCTTGACACCGTTGAGCTGGTGATGGCTCTGGAAGAGGAATTCGAGACCGAAATCCCGGACGAGCAAGCTGAGAAGATCACCACCGTTCAGGAAGCCATCGACTACATCAACGCCCACGGCTGA
- the fabF gene encoding beta-ketoacyl-ACP synthase II, which translates to MSRRRVVVTGMGMLSPLGVDVASSWQGILAGRSGIGLIEHMDLSAYSTRFGGSVRGFNVEEYLSAKEARKLDLFIQYGLAASFQAMRDSGLEVTDANRERIGVAMGSGIGGLTNIENNCKSLFEQGPRRISPFFVPGSIINMISGFLSIHLGLQGPNYAIATACTTGTHCIGMAARNIAYGEADVMVAGGAEMATSGLGMGGFGAARALSTRNDDPTKASRPWDKGRDGFVLSDGAGALVLEELEHAKARGATIYAELVGFGMSGDAYHMTSPPEDGAGAARCMKNALRDAGLNADQVQYINAHGTSTSAGDKAEAAAVKSVFGDSAYKLSVSSTKSMTGHLLGAAGAVEAIFSVLALRDQVAPPTINLDEPDDGCDLDFVAHQAKALPIDAVLSNSFGFGGTNGSLVFRRFAG; encoded by the coding sequence GTGTCGCGTAGACGCGTAGTGGTTACCGGTATGGGCATGCTGTCGCCTTTGGGCGTCGATGTAGCCAGCAGTTGGCAGGGCATTCTGGCCGGCCGCAGTGGCATCGGCCTGATCGAGCATATGGACCTGTCCGCTTACTCCACTCGTTTCGGCGGCTCGGTCAGGGGCTTCAATGTCGAGGAGTACCTGAGCGCCAAGGAAGCCCGCAAGCTTGACCTGTTCATCCAATACGGTCTGGCAGCCAGCTTTCAGGCGATGCGTGATTCCGGTCTGGAAGTCACCGACGCCAATCGCGAACGCATCGGTGTGGCCATGGGCTCCGGTATCGGCGGCCTGACCAACATCGAGAACAACTGCAAATCGCTGTTCGAGCAGGGGCCGCGGCGCATTTCGCCGTTCTTCGTGCCTGGCTCGATCATCAACATGATTTCCGGCTTCCTGTCGATCCACCTGGGTCTGCAGGGGCCGAACTATGCCATCGCCACAGCATGCACCACGGGCACCCACTGCATTGGCATGGCCGCGCGCAATATCGCCTATGGCGAAGCCGACGTGATGGTTGCTGGCGGCGCCGAGATGGCCACCAGTGGCCTGGGCATGGGCGGTTTTGGTGCTGCCCGTGCGCTGTCGACCCGTAACGACGATCCGACCAAGGCCAGTCGCCCGTGGGACAAGGGGCGTGATGGCTTCGTCCTGTCCGACGGTGCCGGCGCCCTGGTTCTGGAAGAGCTGGAGCACGCCAAGGCGCGCGGCGCGACCATCTATGCCGAACTGGTCGGTTTCGGCATGAGTGGCGATGCCTACCATATGACCTCGCCGCCAGAAGACGGTGCCGGTGCGGCGCGCTGCATGAAGAATGCGCTGCGCGATGCCGGTTTGAACGCCGATCAGGTGCAGTACATCAACGCCCACGGCACCTCGACCTCGGCGGGCGACAAGGCCGAAGCGGCGGCGGTCAAGTCGGTATTTGGTGATAGCGCCTACAAGCTGTCGGTCAGCTCGACCAAGTCGATGACCGGCCACCTGCTCGGTGCTGCCGGTGCGGTCGAGGCGATCTTCAGCGTGCTGGCCCTGCGTGATCAGGTGGCGCCGCCGACCATCAATCTGGATGAGCCGGACGACGGTTGCGATCTGGACTTCGTCGCCCATCAGGCCAAGGCCCTGCCGATCGACGCGGTACTGTCCAACTCCTTCGGTTTTGGCGGCACCAACGGCTCGCTGGTGTTCCGCCGGTTCGCCGGCTGA
- the pabC gene encoding aminodeoxychorismate lyase, translating into MLSWVDGQPATQLSILDRGLAYGDGLFETIAVQRGQPRLLARHLGRLQQGAQRLSLALDLQIVQDELLAFCAELGEGVAKLIVTRGEGLRGYAPPQPSRPCRVLLGNSAPAYPAVHAEQGVRLFPCATRLAEQPLLAGLKHLNRLEQVLARAEWQDPAYAEGLMCNSSGRVIEGVYSNLFLCRDGQLLTADLSRCGVAGVMRAEVLAQAEALGIAVQIRDISRAELLGADEVFLCNSLYGIWPVRELQGHDWPVGPLTRKLQAIIRSLLDS; encoded by the coding sequence ATGCTGAGCTGGGTCGACGGCCAGCCGGCCACGCAGCTGTCCATCCTGGATCGCGGCCTGGCCTATGGCGATGGTCTGTTCGAGACCATCGCCGTGCAGCGCGGCCAGCCGCGCTTGCTGGCGCGGCACCTGGGGCGCCTGCAGCAGGGCGCGCAACGCCTGTCCCTGGCGCTTGATCTGCAAATCGTGCAGGACGAGTTATTGGCCTTCTGTGCCGAGCTGGGCGAAGGCGTGGCCAAGTTGATCGTCACCCGTGGCGAAGGCTTGCGCGGTTATGCGCCGCCGCAGCCAAGCCGGCCCTGCCGCGTTCTGTTGGGTAATTCCGCACCTGCCTATCCAGCTGTGCATGCCGAGCAGGGCGTGCGCCTGTTCCCCTGTGCCACTCGCCTGGCCGAGCAGCCGCTGCTGGCCGGTCTCAAACACCTCAATCGCCTCGAACAGGTCCTGGCCCGTGCCGAATGGCAAGACCCGGCTTATGCCGAGGGTTTGATGTGCAACAGCTCGGGGCGGGTGATCGAAGGGGTCTACAGCAACCTGTTCCTGTGCCGGGATGGTCAGTTGCTGACGGCCGATCTGTCGCGCTGTGGCGTGGCGGGCGTAATGCGGGCCGAGGTGCTGGCCCAGGCCGAAGCGCTCGGGATAGCCGTGCAAATCCGTGATATCAGCCGTGCTGAGCTGCTCGGCGCCGATGAAGTGTTTCTCTGCAACAGCCTCTATGGCATCTGGCCGGTGCGTGAATTGCAGGGCCACGACTGGCCGGTAGGCCCGCTCACCCGTAAACTGCAGGCCATTATCCGCAGTCTTCTGGATTCCTGA
- the mltG gene encoding endolytic transglycosylase MltG: MIRKFLLLLTAAVLLLVLSLALAAWRMHSVLQQPLQLSEERLLIVEPGATPGGLLNQLESEGVLDGAFWLRLYWRFNLTGQPLHSGEYRLLPAQTTKDLLGIWQRGEVVQYSLTLVEGWSFRQVRAALHKQVALKQTLAELDDAALMAKLGQPGANPEGRFFPDTYRYVRGMSDFDLLKQAHARLTEVLEEEWQQRAEGLPYRKPYDALIMASMVEKETGVPAERGQIAGVFVRRLRMGMRLQTDPTVIFGLGERYNGNLTRAHLREPTPYNTYTIDGMPPTPIALVGREAIHAALHPVAGKSLYFVARGDGSHVFSDSLEQHNRAVSEYQLKRRADYRSSPAPQ; the protein is encoded by the coding sequence GTGATTCGCAAGTTTTTGCTGCTGCTCACCGCAGCTGTGCTGCTGCTCGTGTTGTCTTTGGCGCTGGCGGCCTGGCGTATGCATTCGGTGTTGCAGCAACCGCTGCAGCTCAGCGAGGAGCGCCTGCTGATTGTCGAGCCGGGCGCTACACCCGGCGGTCTGCTCAATCAGCTAGAGAGCGAAGGCGTGCTGGATGGCGCCTTCTGGTTGCGCCTGTACTGGCGTTTCAACCTGACCGGGCAGCCGCTGCACAGTGGCGAGTATCGCCTGCTGCCAGCCCAGACTACCAAGGATCTGCTCGGCATCTGGCAGCGTGGCGAGGTGGTGCAATACAGCCTGACCCTCGTCGAAGGCTGGAGCTTTCGCCAGGTACGCGCAGCCCTGCACAAACAGGTTGCCCTGAAGCAGACCCTGGCCGAGCTCGACGATGCGGCCCTGATGGCCAAACTCGGTCAGCCTGGCGCCAACCCCGAGGGGCGCTTCTTCCCGGACACCTATCGCTATGTGCGCGGCATGAGCGACTTCGATCTGCTCAAGCAGGCCCATGCTCGCCTGACCGAGGTGCTGGAAGAGGAGTGGCAGCAGCGCGCCGAGGGTCTGCCCTATCGCAAGCCTTACGATGCGTTGATCATGGCTTCCATGGTGGAGAAGGAGACCGGTGTGCCGGCCGAGCGTGGCCAGATCGCCGGTGTGTTCGTCCGCCGTCTGCGTATGGGCATGCGCCTGCAGACCGATCCGACAGTGATCTTCGGCCTCGGCGAGCGTTATAACGGCAACCTCACGCGCGCCCATCTGCGTGAGCCGACGCCGTATAACACCTACACCATCGATGGCATGCCACCGACGCCGATTGCCCTGGTCGGCCGCGAGGCGATCCATGCTGCATTGCACCCGGTGGCGGGCAAGAGCCTGTATTTCGTCGCGCGCGGCGACGGCAGCCATGTATTCTCCGACTCCCTGGAGCAGCACAACCGCGCGGTGAGCGAATATCAGCTCAAGCGGCGTGCCGACTACCGTTCCAGTCCAGCCCCCCAATAA
- the tmk gene encoding dTMP kinase, with product MSGLFITLEGPEGAGKSTNREYLAERLREQGIEVLLTREPGGTPLAERIRELLLAPSAEQMAADTELLLVFAARAQHLAQVIVPALGRGTVVLCDRFTDATYAYQGGGRGLSTARIAQLESFVQGELRPDLTLVFDLPVEVGLSRAAARGRLDRFEQEGQSFFEAVRQTYLQRAAAAPARYRVLDAAQSLAGVQQSIDRLLPEILERCRG from the coding sequence GTGAGCGGTCTGTTCATCACCCTCGAAGGCCCGGAAGGGGCCGGCAAAAGCACCAACCGCGAGTACCTTGCCGAGCGCCTGCGCGAGCAGGGCATCGAGGTGCTGCTGACTCGCGAGCCGGGCGGTACACCGCTGGCCGAGCGTATCCGCGAGTTGCTGCTGGCGCCGAGCGCTGAGCAGATGGCCGCCGATACCGAGCTGCTGCTGGTCTTTGCCGCGCGTGCCCAGCATCTGGCGCAGGTCATAGTGCCGGCACTGGGCCGTGGCACGGTGGTGCTCTGTGACCGTTTTACCGATGCCACTTATGCCTATCAGGGCGGCGGGCGCGGCCTGTCCACGGCGCGTATCGCCCAGCTGGAAAGTTTCGTGCAGGGCGAGCTGCGTCCCGACCTGACCCTGGTGTTCGACCTGCCGGTGGAAGTCGGCCTGTCGCGCGCGGCTGCCCGTGGTCGTCTGGATCGCTTCGAGCAGGAAGGCCAGAGCTTCTTCGAAGCCGTGCGGCAGACCTATCTGCAGCGTGCAGCCGCCGCGCCGGCACGCTACCGCGTACTGGACGCCGCGCAGTCGCTGGCTGGCGTGCAGCAGTCCATCGATCGACTGCTGCCGGAAATCCTGGAGCGTTGCCGTGGCTGA